From the Paramormyrops kingsleyae isolate MSU_618 chromosome 7, PKINGS_0.4, whole genome shotgun sequence genome, one window contains:
- the LOC111833444 gene encoding C-X-C motif chemokine 11-6-like, with the protein MKSPAVILIACVLFSHVEGMAIVSTGWCLCIDDGVNFIKPANIEKIEVYSPNSSCEKLEIIVTMKNGEEKCLNPESKFAKNFIKNSQRRKRSLKRIGA; encoded by the exons ATGAAGTCGCCTGCTGTCATCCTGATTGCCTGTGTGCTTTTCTCACACGTTGAAG GCATGGCAATTGTTTCCACTGGCTGGTGTCTGTGCATCGATGATGGAGTGAACTTCATTAAGCCAGCAAACATTGAGAAGATTGAAGTGTATTCACCAAATTCTTCATGTGAGAAATTGGAGATCAT TGTCACAATGAAGAATGGAGAGGAAAAGTGTTTGAATCCAGAGTCTAAGTTTGCTAAAAATTTCATCAAAAACTCCCAAAGGAGAAAAAG GAGCCTGAAGAGAATTGGAGCATAA
- the LOC111833443 gene encoding C-X-C motif chemokine 11-1-like produces MKSPAVILIACVLLSHVEGMASPIPGDRCLCIDDGVNFIKPANIEKIEVYSPSFSCQKMEIIVTMKNGEEKKCLNPESKFAKNFIKNSQWKKRSLKRTAA; encoded by the exons ATGAAGTCGCCTGCTGTCATCCTGATTGCCTGTGTGCTTCTCTCACACGTTGAAG GCATGGCAAGTCCAATTCCCGGTGACCGGTGTCTGTGCATCGATGATGGAGTGAACTTCATTAAGCCAGCAAACATTGAGAAGATTGAAGTGTATTCACCGAGTTTTTCATGCCAGAAAATGGAGATCAT AGTCACAATGAAGAATGGAGAAGAAAAGAAGTGTTTGAATCCAGAGTCCAAATTTGCTAAAAATTTCATCAAAAATTCCCAATGGAAAAAAAG GAGCTTGAAGAGAACTGCGGCGTAA
- the LOC111833440 gene encoding C-X-C motif chemokine 11-1-like produces the protein MIESAALSKGKVPHCGSSWLFTHAPPTKYKINISESNIHSEHCHSAYIADLDREIMKSPAVILIACVLLSHVEGMAIVSNGRCLCIDDGVNFIKPANIEKIEVHSPSFSCQKMEIIVTMKNGEERKCLNPESKFAKNFIKNSQRQKRSLKRTGA, from the exons ATGATCGAATCTGCAGCGTTATCTAAGGGAAAAGTCCCTCACTGCGGAAGCTCATGGCTGTTCACACATGCTCCTCCCACCAAGTACAAAATAAATATCTCAGAATCAAACATTCATTCAGAACATTGTCACTCAGCCTACATTGCTGACCTTGACAGAGAAATCATGAAGTCGCCTGCTGTCATCCTGATTGCCTGTGTGCTTCTCTCACACGTTGAAG GCATGGCAATTGTTTCCAATGGCCGGTGTCTGTGCATCGATGATGGAGTGAACTTTATTAAGCCAGCAAACATTGAGAAGATTGAAGTGCATTCACCGAGTTTTTCATGCCAGAAAATGGAGATCAT TGTCACAATGAAGAATGGAGAGGAAAGGAAGTGTTTGAATCCAGAGTCCAAATTCGCTAAAAATTTCATCAAAAACTCCCAAAGGCAAAAAAG GAGCTTGAAGAGAACTGGAGCATAA